One segment of Danaus plexippus chromosome 10, MEX_DaPlex, whole genome shotgun sequence DNA contains the following:
- the LOC116766687 gene encoding dnaJ homolog subfamily C member 9, giving the protein MGLLELCEKYFNTNNLYEVLQISEKSSDKEVKKAYHKLSLKVHPDRVKDEEKLEATEKFKVLSNVHAILSNKEKRDLYDQTKSVDEEDYDDLNAKDWTVYWRNMFKKITEEDIKAYEKEYIGSEEERKDLKTAYLAGKGDMDYIVDQVQFARSEHEPRICGILMEMIEQGEIPSYKIFTHEPARKKQKRHAKENREAQEAEELKESLGLNAGGDSLEVMIQKRQNDRKKQMNSLIDNLAAKYGGKSKATKRKAGSKSEAGVKNKRKK; this is encoded by the exons atGGGTCTTTTAGAATTGtgtgagaaatattttaatacaaataatctgTACGAGGTTTTACAAATATCAGAAAAGTCTTCGGATAAAGAAG ttAAGAAAGCCTACCACAAATTATCACTTAAAGTTCATCCTGATCGAGTAAAGGATGAGGAAAAGTTAGAGGCtacagaaaaatttaaagtccTTAGTAATGTTCATGccatattaagtaataaagaaaaaagagaTCTATATGATCAAACTAAAAGTGTTGATGAAGAAGATTATGATGATCTTAATGCTAAGGATTGGACTGTGTACTGGAGAAACATGTTCAAAAAGATTACAGAAGAAGATATTAAAGCTTATGAAAAAGAATACATCG GTTCAGAAGAGGAAAGGAAGGATTTAAAAACTGCATATTTAGCTGGGAAGGGTGATATGGATTATATTGTGGATCAAGTACAGTTTGCTCGTTCAGAACATGAACCCAGAATATGTGGCATTCTAATG GAAATGATTGAACAAGGTGAGATTCCCTCTTACAAGATATTTACCCATGAACCGGCTAGAAAAAAGCAAAAACGTCATGCCAAAGAAAACAGGGAAGCTCAAGAAGCTGAAGAACTAAAAGAATCATTGGGGCTAAATGCAG GTGGTGACAGTTTAGAAGTCATGATACAAAAAAGGCAGAAtgatagaaaaaaacaaatgaattcaTTGATAGACAACTTAGCCGCTAAATATGGCGGGAAATCAAAAGCAACAAAACGAAAAGCTGGCAGCAAATCTGAAGCgggagttaaaaataaaagaaagaagTGA
- the LOC116766877 gene encoding uncharacterized protein LOC116766877: protein MDVCRDTSVDDEKDLQVKKIGDDSNNNEEINKLEQCKQDSRVIEENDIKLKDRITQCKNIIASLKLELNEEKNKIEKEAKAAKSSQISDAATHSYTYSDGNTSNKSDLLATNLFSVCVDSKFNCDESLIEYEKQLQRYQNTLNMAQIEKKNAIRKQMLAKAYKLKLLEVENQCNIELLRIKQSLQCLEPLQMIADKWKNSNDDVYDLDNYELIPRYPELNETLGSDILSNSDLTENKMAVATDVNDKLRDSN from the coding sequence ATGGATGTATGTAGAGATACATCTGTTGATGATGAAAAAGATTTGCAAGTGAAAAAAATTGGGGATGATTCCAATAATAAtgaggaaataaataaattagaacaATGTAAACAAGACTCGAGAGTTATAGAAGAAAACGATATTAAGTTGAAAGATAGAATCACTCAGTGCAAAAACATAATAGCATCTCTTAAACTAGAGCTTAAcgaggaaaaaaataaaatagaaaaagaagCAAAAGCTGCAAAATCAAGTCAAATATCAGACGCTGCTACACATTCGTATACCTACAGCGACGGTAATACATCTAATAAAAGCGATTTATTAGCTACTAATCTGTTTTCAGTTTGTGTAGATAGCAAATTTAATTGCGACGAATCTTTAATCGAATATGAAAAACAACTACAGAGGTATCAAAACACTCTTAATATGGCACAGATTGAAAAAAAGAATGCCATAAGAAAACAAATGTTAGCTAAGGCttataaattgaaactttTGGAAGTTGAAAATCaatgtaatattgaattattacgAATCAAACAAAGTCTGCAATGTCTAGAACCTCTTCAAATGATTGCTGATAAATGGAAGAATAGTAATGATGACGTTTACGATTTGGACAACTATGAATTGATACCCAGGTATCCTGAATTAAATGAGACTTTGGGAAGCGATATTTTGTCTAATTCAGACCTAACGGAAAATAAGATGGCCGTTGCTACAGACGTCAACGATAAATTACGTGactctaattaa
- the LOC116766685 gene encoding ATP-dependent (S)-NAD(P)H-hydrate dehydratase isoform X2 yields the protein MEWTLPKLVKRILPPLDGTLHKGQAGRIGIVGGSLEYTGAPYFAGISALKVGADLLHIFCSTPAASVIKSYSPELIVHPLLDQPNAIDKITPWLERLHVLVIGPGLGREIDTFTVVSQLIKLIGVKQIPLIIDADGLFLITEKPELLENFSSPVILTPNKIEFERLYNKLSTSAGLAELGKNVTILRKGQTDELLCYHSNLQWKINTGGSGRRCGGQGDILSGSIATFLHWAINSSNKIEIGVNVDKMLLLSSLSCFAAAKLVRLCNEKAFKAKGRSMLAVDMIEYIHESFQELYEN from the exons ATGGAATGGACTTTACCGAAATTAGTAAAGAGAATTTTGCCGCCTTTAGATGGAACTCTTCATAAAGGACAGGCTGGTAGAATTGGTATTGTAGGGGGATCATTGGAATATACAGGAGCCCCATATTTCGCTGGAATAAGTGCTTTAAAG GTTGGAGCCGACTTATTACATATCTTTTGTTCAACACCAGCAGCTTcagttataaaatcatatagcCCAGAGTTAATTGTTCATCCCTTACTGGATCAACCAAATGCAATTGACAAGATTACGCCATGGCTTGAAAGACTCCATGTTTTGGTTATTGGGCCAGGTTTGGGTCGGGAAATTGACACATTTACTGTAGTATCTCAACTCATTAAATTAATCGGCGTTAAACAAATACCACTCATTATTGATGCAGATggactatttttaataacagaaaaacCTGAGCTATTGGAGAATTTCTCTTCACCAGTGATATTAACaccaaataaaattgaatttgaaagGCTTTACAACAAATTGAGTACTTCGGCCGGTTTGGCGGAATTGggaaaaaatgtaacaatattaagGAAAGGCCAAACGGATGAGTTGCTTTGCTACCATTCTAATCTACAGTGGAAGATCAATACGGGGGGTTCTGGGAGAAGATGCGGTGGACAAGGTGACATTCTTTCGGGATCCATAGCAACATTTCTACATTGGGCAATTAattcatcaaataaaattgagaTAGGTGTCAATGtcgataaaatgttattattgtcCTCATTATCATGTTTCGCTGCTGCTAAACTCGTGAGATTGTGTAATGAAAAGGCATTTAAAGCTAAAGGGAGGAGCATGTTGGCTGTGGATATGATTGAATACATACACGAATCATTTCAGGAACTCTATGAGAACTGA
- the LOC116766684 gene encoding 26S proteasome non-ATPase regulatory subunit 5 has translation MSNRDLDELRNCFNRLKIKENVPTALNEIKSILAYKPAAEAAPTIRNIGISKILYCINTSTKSEAELACDVLKICFDKFEPGEAIRCYISHFMYLLRHERDCVRRLAVDEVYKAITSNVNVLPLPQYIDVYVAVAQMICDVDIGIANKAVLITSNLPTEAYPKVLEEMKIALDCNNSAKCNAYEVVMNISSKSYDLFQLCAQERYIDFMVNELNSDDILYQLNILELLSQLAVKSHGINYLVKQGMLQKIADQVKELHSNPFGSLLTPGYMKFFGYIAYNYPKEIFGKYPILLETLFEALDSNDSNLLPVAIDTLGFIGTTNEGKMCLATLGSKYTQNIERLGSIIRNSPSELRIRALRCMGNLISVDKDPNSKVESVDQRITLMTREWFRILSKQPSSMEVLYGICKNPFPDIKLAGLILLDAACQHQWGEESVARVAGFIEYLLDRTTDFNKECNEAKYDIIKRLASSTAFDEAIIIRLQKYVELGPFHSETTLEVAMDGE, from the exons ATGTCGAATCGAGACCTGGACGAGTTAAGAAATTGCTTTAATAGactaaaaataaaggaaaacgTTCCGACGGCACTAAATgagataaaaagtattttagcTTACAAACCAGCTGCCGAAGCTGCCCCAACCATCAGGAACATTGGGATTTCCAAAATCCTATATTGCATCAACACCAGTACcaa AAGTGAAGCTGAACTTGCTTGTGATGTCTTAAAGatatgttttgataaatttgaaCCTGGAGAAGCTATTAGGTGTTATATCAGTCACTTCATGTATTTATTGCGGCATGAAAGGGACTGTGTCCGAAGATTGGCGGTGGATgag GTCTATAAGGCTATAACATCAAATGTCAATGTGCTTCCGTTGCCACAATACATAGATGTATATGTGGCAGTCGCTCAAATGATCTGTGATGTTGATATTGGCATAGCCAATAAAGCAGTTTTGATAACGAGCAATTTGCCTACGGAAGCTTATCCAAAAGTTTTGGAAGAAATGAAAATTGCTCTAGATTGCAACAATAGTGCCAAATGTAATGCTTATGAG gTGGTTATGAACATATCCTCAAAGTCATATGATCTATTCCAATTGTGTGCTCAAGAaagatatatagattttatggTAAATGAGCTCAACTCGGATGATATCTTATATCAGCTGAATATTCTCGAACTTTTGTCACAATTAGCTGTAAAATCTCATGGAATAAACTATCTTGTTAAACAAGGGATGCTACAAAAAATCGCTGATCAAGTCAAAGAGTTGCATAGCAATCCATTCGGATCACTTTTAACTCCAG gtTACATGAAATTTTTTGGTTACATTGCTTACAATTATCCAAAAGaaatttttggaaaatatCCTATCCTATTGGAAACACTCTTTGAAGCTTTGGATTCTAATGATTCCAATCTTTTGCCTGTTGCTATTGACACGCTGGGTTTCATTGGAACCACGAATGAAGGGAAGATGTGTTTAGCTACATTAG gTAGCAAATATACCCAGAATATTGAGAGATTGGGTAGCATTATAAGAAATAGCCCCTCTGAATTACGGATTCGAGCCCTACGTTGTATGGGAAATCTAATAAGCGTGGATAAAGATCCAAATTCAAAAGTTGAATCTGTTGATCAGAGAATAACTTTGATGACGCGCGAATGGTTCAGGATTTTGAGTAAGCAGCCGTCATCTATGGAAGTTTTATATGGCATTTGTAAGAATCCATTCCCCGATATAAAGTTGGCTGGATTGATTTTACTTGATGCTGCTTGTCAACACCAGTGGGGTGAGGAGTCGGTGGCGAGGGTAGcag GTTTTATCGAGTATTTATTGGATCGGACAACAGATTTTAACAAGGAATGCAATGAAgctaaatatgatataataaagagGTTAGCTTCATCTACAGCTTTCGATGAAGCCATTATCATTCGGCTCCAAAAATATGTGGAACTTGGACCGTTCCACTCTGAAACTACTTTAGAAGTTGCTATGGATggcgaataa
- the LOC116766685 gene encoding ATP-dependent (S)-NAD(P)H-hydrate dehydratase isoform X1 yields the protein MSVIVTLRAPNIRKYFTFRPYSTMEWTLPKLVKRILPPLDGTLHKGQAGRIGIVGGSLEYTGAPYFAGISALKVGADLLHIFCSTPAASVIKSYSPELIVHPLLDQPNAIDKITPWLERLHVLVIGPGLGREIDTFTVVSQLIKLIGVKQIPLIIDADGLFLITEKPELLENFSSPVILTPNKIEFERLYNKLSTSAGLAELGKNVTILRKGQTDELLCYHSNLQWKINTGGSGRRCGGQGDILSGSIATFLHWAINSSNKIEIGVNVDKMLLLSSLSCFAAAKLVRLCNEKAFKAKGRSMLAVDMIEYIHESFQELYEN from the exons ATGTCAGTAATTGTGACACTAAGGGCAcctaatataagaaaatattttacatttcgaCCATATAGCACAATGGAATGGACTTTACCGAAATTAGTAAAGAGAATTTTGCCGCCTTTAGATGGAACTCTTCATAAAGGACAGGCTGGTAGAATTGGTATTGTAGGGGGATCATTGGAATATACAGGAGCCCCATATTTCGCTGGAATAAGTGCTTTAAAG GTTGGAGCCGACTTATTACATATCTTTTGTTCAACACCAGCAGCTTcagttataaaatcatatagcCCAGAGTTAATTGTTCATCCCTTACTGGATCAACCAAATGCAATTGACAAGATTACGCCATGGCTTGAAAGACTCCATGTTTTGGTTATTGGGCCAGGTTTGGGTCGGGAAATTGACACATTTACTGTAGTATCTCAACTCATTAAATTAATCGGCGTTAAACAAATACCACTCATTATTGATGCAGATggactatttttaataacagaaaaacCTGAGCTATTGGAGAATTTCTCTTCACCAGTGATATTAACaccaaataaaattgaatttgaaagGCTTTACAACAAATTGAGTACTTCGGCCGGTTTGGCGGAATTGggaaaaaatgtaacaatattaagGAAAGGCCAAACGGATGAGTTGCTTTGCTACCATTCTAATCTACAGTGGAAGATCAATACGGGGGGTTCTGGGAGAAGATGCGGTGGACAAGGTGACATTCTTTCGGGATCCATAGCAACATTTCTACATTGGGCAATTAattcatcaaataaaattgagaTAGGTGTCAATGtcgataaaatgttattattgtcCTCATTATCATGTTTCGCTGCTGCTAAACTCGTGAGATTGTGTAATGAAAAGGCATTTAAAGCTAAAGGGAGGAGCATGTTGGCTGTGGATATGATTGAATACATACACGAATCATTTCAGGAACTCTATGAGAACTGA
- the LOC116766686 gene encoding zinc finger protein 830 yields MALRLQIEKKKAQEEMRRLMAERKNKIKKPTQINNPLAKYNNTGQLMCVLCSSIVRSENVWQVHLNSKQHRENIEKAKKLKELTNNFTDDKIKKRQSSCAIEQPPEKKIKSILKNAPEKINAFSQKPNNDAPIIFSHHDEEIKRKAINPMSVDEAPPGEKSDEQGKPELTAAMPIPEGFFDDPILDAKARKIEYKDPVEEEWEKFQKEIKEETTTSAEIIAGEQEEATAERQIDEIDEQIRNWSRVLDLELKKEETKKKIQDIEMLDDNGENESDNETDIDEFLDWRAKKSYV; encoded by the exons ATGGCTCTTCGATTGcaaattgaaaagaaaaaagctCAGGAAGAAATGCGACGTCTGATGGCTGAAAGAaagaataaaatcaaaaaaccaACCCAAATAAATAATCCCCTTGCAAAGTACAATAATACCGGGCAACTTATGTGCGTTTTATGTAGTTCAATAGTACGTTCAGAAAATGTTTGGCAAGTgcatttaaatagtaaacaaCATAGAGAAAATATTGAGAAGGCCAAGAAATTGAAAGAGCTCACCAATAACTTTAccgatgataaaattaaaaaaagacaaagtTCTTGTGCAATAGAACAACCACCtgagaagaaaataaagagtattcttaaaaatgCCCCTGAAAAAATTAATGCTTTTAGTCAGAAACCCAATAATGATGCACCAATTATATTTTCCCACCATGATGAAGAAATTAAGAGGAAAGCAATCAATCCAATGTCAGTCGATG aagcaCCACCAGGAGAAAAAAGTGATGAGCAGGGGAAGCCTGAATTAACAGCTGCTATGCCAATACCTGAGGGTTTCTTTGATGACCCCATATTAGATGCAAAG GCCCgcaaaattgaatataaagatCCAGTGGAAGAAGAATGGGAGAAGtttcaaaaagaaattaaagaagAAACTACAACCTCTGCGGAAATAATAGCTGGTGAACAAGAAGAAGCAACCGCCGAACGGCAGATAGATGAAATAGATGAACAAATTCGTAATTGGTccag GGTGTTGGAcctggaattaaaaaaagaagaaacgAAAAAGAAGATTCAAGATATTGAAATGTTAGACGATAATGGTGAAAACGAATCTGATAATGAAACTGATATAGATGAATTTTTGGATTGGCGAGCGAAGAAATCATATGTTtaa